In a single window of the Delftia tsuruhatensis genome:
- a CDS encoding OmpA family protein: MRKHIVLAAATAAALFISGCANMSDTQRRTATGAGVGAAAGAVLGAVTGGKAGTGAVIGAGVGALGTYIWSQNMEKQKREMEQATQGTGVGVSQTADNQLKLDIPSDISFDTNRSDIKGNFAPILDRFAEGLRNNPNAEVRIIGHTDSTGSDAINNPLSLDRANSTRNYLTMRGVSGARIATEGRGSHQPVASNDSASGRAMNRRVEIFVGEIPQQHQQQPQYQQPR, from the coding sequence ATGCGCAAGCACATCGTTCTGGCCGCCGCCACGGCGGCCGCACTGTTCATCTCGGGCTGCGCGAACATGAGCGACACCCAGCGCCGCACTGCCACGGGCGCCGGCGTAGGCGCCGCAGCCGGTGCCGTGCTGGGCGCGGTGACCGGCGGCAAGGCCGGCACGGGCGCCGTCATCGGTGCCGGCGTCGGCGCCCTGGGCACCTACATCTGGTCGCAGAACATGGAAAAGCAAAAGCGCGAGATGGAGCAGGCCACCCAGGGCACGGGCGTGGGCGTGAGCCAGACGGCCGACAACCAGCTCAAGCTCGACATTCCCAGCGACATCTCGTTCGACACCAACCGCTCCGACATCAAGGGCAATTTCGCCCCCATCCTGGACCGCTTCGCCGAAGGCCTGCGCAACAACCCCAATGCCGAGGTGCGCATCATCGGCCACACCGACAGCACGGGCTCGGACGCCATCAACAACCCGCTGTCGCTGGACCGCGCCAACAGCACGCGCAACTATCTGACCATGCGCGGTGTCTCGGGCGCGCGCATCGCCACCGAGGGCCGTGGCTCGCACCAGCCCGTGGCTTCCAATGACTCGGCCAGCGGCCGGGCCATGAACCGGCGCGTGGAGATCTTCGTGGGCGAGATCCCGCAGCAGCACCAGCAGCAACCCCAGTACCAGCAGCCCCGCTGA